The Candidatus Kuenenbacteria bacterium genome contains a region encoding:
- the mrdA gene encoding penicillin-binding protein 2, which translates to MKKTDPFCVQDTISDISGFSRLREEGDSFWFGDFGEKISLFINQSKIKIIFFVLIFCFIVLFGRLFYLQLFRGGDYLVIAEGNRLRLNILPASRGIIYDRFNTPLVKNTAHFSLSFIPGDLPKEPAARESLAEEIYNLSGKNKDEILRLFASTADKSYESITITEDLTHEQSIRISLYEKELPGIKLYIEPRREYLTVGGLSHLLGFLGEINIEELKKLKNFGYRQGDYLGKSGIEYVYENILRGKNGLEEVEVDSLGKPKKIIAREEPVDGGDLVLSLDLDLQKKMAESLNRAISTAGGSGSGSAIAMDPRNGEILAMVSLPDFDNNFFSAGIDKEAYNNYLSDERKPLFNRSIAGAYPPGSTFKPVVALAALEEGIINESKTFLSSGGLRIGSWFFPDWKAGGHGRINVIGALAESVNTFFYYIGGGYGDFDGLGVEKIKNYSNRIGLGTILGIDLPSEVAGFLPDEDWKLSNKKEPWYIGDTYHLSIGQGDILVTPLQVAAYTSVIANGGTLYRPHLLRQAEGEAPSQNYIIKSNFFSPKNIEIVRRGLRATTLTGSARSLGSMPFTSAGKTGTAQVGGDDRTHAWFTGFAPYDEPSIVITILVEYGGEGSSVAVPVFKEVTSWYFSEN; encoded by the coding sequence ATGAAAAAAACAGATCCCTTTTGCGTTCAGGATACCATCTCCGATATTTCCGGTTTTAGCCGCCTTCGAGAAGAGGGGGATAGTTTTTGGTTTGGTGACTTTGGGGAAAAAATTTCTCTTTTTATCAATCAATCAAAGATAAAAATAATTTTTTTTGTTCTTATTTTTTGTTTTATTGTTCTTTTTGGTAGGCTCTTTTATCTCCAGCTATTTCGTGGCGGGGATTATCTTGTGATTGCCGAGGGCAATCGTCTGCGTCTCAATATTCTCCCGGCCAGTCGTGGTATAATTTACGATCGCTTCAACACGCCCCTTGTCAAAAACACTGCCCACTTCTCTTTATCCTTTATCCCCGGTGATTTACCCAAAGAGCCCGCTGCACGAGAATCTTTGGCTGAAGAAATTTATAATCTTTCTGGTAAAAACAAAGATGAAATTTTGCGTTTATTTGCCTCGACCGCAGACAAATCTTACGAATCAATTACCATTACTGAAGATTTGACACACGAGCAGTCCATCAGGATTTCTCTTTATGAAAAAGAGCTTCCCGGCATCAAACTTTATATCGAACCGCGCCGTGAATATTTGACCGTTGGCGGACTTTCGCATCTCCTCGGTTTTTTGGGAGAAATAAACATTGAGGAGCTAAAAAAGTTAAAAAATTTTGGCTACCGCCAAGGTGATTACCTTGGCAAGAGCGGTATTGAATATGTTTATGAGAATATTTTGCGTGGCAAAAATGGTTTGGAGGAAGTAGAAGTTGATTCTTTGGGCAAGCCCAAAAAGATTATTGCCCGAGAAGAGCCGGTCGATGGCGGGGATTTGGTTTTGAGCCTTGATCTTGATCTGCAAAAAAAAATGGCCGAGAGCCTGAATCGGGCTATTTCTACCGCCGGTGGCTCTGGCAGTGGTTCGGCCATCGCCATGGATCCCAGGAACGGTGAGATCCTAGCTATGGTCAGCCTGCCTGATTTTGATAATAATTTTTTCAGCGCCGGTATTGACAAAGAAGCTTATAATAATTATCTCTCGGATGAGCGTAAACCACTTTTTAACCGTTCTATCGCCGGTGCTTACCCGCCCGGCTCTACCTTCAAGCCAGTCGTCGCTCTAGCCGCCCTTGAAGAGGGGATTATCAATGAGTCAAAAACTTTCTTGTCCAGCGGCGGACTACGTATTGGCAGTTGGTTTTTCCCAGACTGGAAGGCCGGTGGGCATGGTCGTATAAATGTTATTGGTGCTTTGGCTGAGTCAGTTAATACTTTTTTTTATTATATCGGTGGCGGCTATGGAGACTTCGACGGCTTGGGTGTAGAAAAAATAAAAAATTATTCCAACCGGATCGGGCTGGGTACTATATTGGGTATTGATCTGCCGAGTGAAGTGGCGGGCTTTCTCCCGGATGAAGATTGGAAGCTTTCGAACAAAAAAGAACCTTGGTATATTGGTGACACCTATCATCTCTCTATCGGTCAGGGAGATATTTTGGTTACCCCCCTTCAGGTGGCGGCTTATACTTCAGTTATTGCCAATGGCGGTACTCTTTACCGCCCACATTTATTGCGACAGGCCGAGGGTGAAGCCCCTTCCCAAAATTATATTATAAAAAGCAATTTTTTCTCTCCCAAAAATATAGAAATTGTTCGGCGCGGTCTGCGCGCAACCACCCTTACTGGGTCAGCTAGATCTCTTGGCTCCATGCCCTTCACAAGTGCTGGCAAAACCGGCACCGCTCAGGTCGGCGGCGATGATCGCACCCATGCTTGGTTTACGGGTTTTGCCCCTTACGATGAGCCCTCAATCGTTATCACAATTTTGGTAGAATATGGTGGCGAGGGCAGTTCTGTGGCTGTGCCGGTTTTCAAAGAAGTTACCAGTTGGTATTTTAGTGAAAACTAA
- the mreC gene encoding rod shape-determining protein MreC — protein sequence MARRSLSFKITLGAIIFCGLIFLGYYSGLTRYSSSLLISIFNPLIRASSHLADSLGDFFSIYQNQDDIIKQNDFLKSELISLAKKNAVLSLVQKENEILKQELQFVDEYKYNYVVARVVGRSFDFDKNYFLIDKGARHGLSVGLPVTMDQGLVVGRLIRVEENIAEVRLLTDSESQIAVTIIGEEGSAGLAKGEHNINLRIEMLPKEAKIAIGDLVVTSNLNLNTPPGLVLGRVQKIEFSDNNLWQSAVAEPLVDYSNLSLVTIILPANSQ from the coding sequence ATGGCTCGTCGCTCTCTATCTTTTAAGATAACCCTTGGGGCCATCATTTTTTGTGGCCTTATTTTTTTGGGTTATTATTCTGGGCTAACCAGATATTCCAGCTCTCTTTTAATTTCTATCTTCAATCCCTTGATTCGGGCCAGCAGCCACTTAGCCGACAGTTTGGGTGATTTTTTTTCTATTTATCAAAATCAAGATGATATTATCAAACAAAATGATTTTCTCAAAAGCGAGCTCATCTCCCTAGCCAAAAAAAACGCCGTTCTCTCCCTTGTTCAAAAAGAGAACGAAATTCTCAAACAAGAACTCCAATTTGTTGATGAATATAAATATAATTATGTTGTTGCCAGGGTGGTTGGCCGCAGTTTTGATTTTGATAAAAATTATTTTCTGATTGACAAAGGCGCTCGTCATGGGCTCTCTGTTGGTCTGCCAGTCACCATGGATCAGGGCCTAGTCGTCGGTCGTTTGATCCGCGTAGAAGAAAACATTGCCGAGGTTCGGCTCTTGACCGATAGTGAAAGTCAAATAGCTGTCACTATCATTGGCGAAGAGGGATCTGCCGGCTTGGCTAAGGGTGAACACAATATTAATCTAAGGATAGAGATGTTGCCCAAAGAAGCAAAAATAGCAATTGGTGATCTAGTGGTTACTTCCAATCTCAATCTAAATACCCCCCCCGGTTTGGTCTTGGGCAGGGTGCAAAAAATAGAATTTTCTGATAATAACCTTTGGCAATCAGCCGTGGCCGAGCCCCTAGTCGATTATTCTAATTTATCACTGGTCACCATTATTTTGCCGGCGAATAGCCAATAA
- the greA gene encoding transcription elongation factor GreA → MYITKEGLVKLKEEYSQLVNMERKKIAERIQEAKELGDLSENAEYAAAKEEQSFLEMKIAELDNIIKNASIIEENNHSTNVVSVGSTITFLDSNGQSREYTIVGSQEANPSLGKISNESPLGRAFLGKKAGDTVEFQAPKGPVSFTIEKIK, encoded by the coding sequence ATGTATATAACCAAAGAAGGCCTAGTCAAACTAAAAGAAGAATACAGCCAACTTGTAAACATGGAACGCAAAAAAATCGCTGAGCGCATCCAGGAAGCCAAAGAGCTCGGCGATCTAAGTGAAAACGCCGAATACGCAGCTGCCAAAGAAGAGCAGTCTTTTTTAGAAATGAAGATTGCTGAATTGGACAATATTATCAAAAATGCCTCTATCATTGAAGAAAATAATCATTCAACCAATGTGGTAAGCGTCGGTTCGACCATTACCTTTTTGGACAGCAATGGCCAGAGTCGAGAGTATACTATCGTTGGTAGCCAGGAGGCCAATCCATCTCTCGGCAAAATTTCCAACGAATCTCCCTTGGGCCGAGCCTTCCTCGGCAAAAAAGCCGGCGACACCGTAGAATTCCAGGCGCCCAAAGGACCGGTTAGTTTTACTATTGAAAAGATTAAATAA